The genomic stretch CCTGTCAGCAGATTTACAACAATTGGCCCCAGAATCGTCACCACAGGGATGATCGAATTTCTTACCGCATGGCGCATGAGTACCTTCATTGGGCTAAGTCCCTTGGCTTTGGCAGTGACGATGTAATCCTGCTCCAACACCTCCAGCATCTCAGTCCGGATAAACCGGGCGATCATGGCTGTCGCAGAAAAGGACAAGGCAATGGACGGAAGCACCGAACATTTCCAGTCAGTCCAAAAACCAACGGGCAGGATTCCCCATTTTAAGGCCACGTAATACTGCAAAAGAGCCGCAGCTACAAAATTAGGTACAGAAACTCCAAGGACTGCTACGATCATAGTAAAATAGTCAATCCCGCTGTTATGTCTCCACGCCGCGATAATTCCCAATGTCAGGCCAACAGCCAGACCGATCAGGACCGCCTGAAGGCCAATTAATGCGGAGGGGCCGATCCTTCCTCCGATTACGGTAGATACCTTCTGTCCGGTATAGGTAAAGGATGTTCCGAAATCTCCATGCAGGATATTTCCCATATACTTTACGTATTGCCGGGGCACAGACTCATTCAGCCCATATTGCTCTAAAATGGCCTGCTGCTGCTGAACAGACATCATATTAAAGCGCTCCGCATCAAAAGGAGATCCTGGCAGCTTTTTCATCAGAAAAAAAGTAGCTGTTACAATGACCCATAATGTCAGCGCCAGATATATCAGTCGCTTGCAGATATATTTTATCATGCTGTGTCCTCCTTTGCATTCATATTCTCCTGAGATTTTAAAAAGAGCCGTCCTTTTTCAATTTTGAAAAGGGAAGGACGGCTCTTCTCATTTTCCGCATTCCGTATCAGGTCAAATCACTGTCCGCTGCGGCTTACTCAAAATAAGCGTATTTAAATTCCACATCCGGCCCGAACGGATGATTGATCAATCCTTTCACATTGGATTTTGTAAGGGTTGCAGAACCTCTATGGTACAAAGGTGCAACGATCACATCCTCATCAATTAGAAGATTCTCCGCCTGCAGCAACATATCCAGACGCTTGGCGTCATCGGTTTCAACTCTTGCGTCGCTAATCAGCTTATTATATTGTTCATTTTGATAGGAGCCGCGGTATGGAGTGCCGTTGGTCCATAAATCAAGGTATGTCATGGCATCATCATAATCGGCGCCCCATGCGGTAGATGCAAACATGTAATTATCGTTATCCATTAACTCATTTCTTGCCTGTACCGTCTTGGTATCGATTACGATATCAATGCCTAAATTCTTATTTAATTCGCTCTGTATGTAGGTTGCAACCGCTTTTGTCACAGAATCATCTCTTACCAGCAAAGTAAGGGTTGGTGTCTGTCCCAATTCCTTACAGCCCTCTTCCCAGTATTTCTTAGCCTGATCTGCATCAAATTGACAGATGTTTCCGTTTAAATCACGGAAGCTTTTGCTTTCGTTTCCATACATGCCTTCCGCAATCAGACCGGCACTTGGAGCAGAGCCATCGGCAAGAATTGCCTTAACTAAGGTCTCACGGTCAATGGCCATAGAAACAGCTCTGCGGATATTTTTGTTTGCCATAACCGGATTGCTCAAGGAGAACTGCAGATACTCGGTTCTGAACTCACTCTTAGAACTGAATTCCGGATTATTCTGATAAGCAGCTACGTTGGCAGAATCAAGAGCCACCTGGCTCAGTTCATCGGCCAGATAAGCATTAAGGGCTGCAGAAGCATCCTTCATTACTCTTACCTGAGCATTTTCAACCTTCACATTTGCAGCATCCCAGTATTTATCATTCTTTTTCAAGGTAGCCCCTACCGCCGGATCATAGCTGGTAATAACATATGGGCCGCAGTAAATCATATTCTCTGCGCTTAAACCATACTGGTCGCCTTTTGAGGTGACGTATGCTTCATTTAACGGGAAGAACTGGCAAAGAACAGTTAACCGGGAGAAATAAGGGGTAGGTGCTTTTAAAATCACCTGGAAGGTCTTGTCATCAAGGGCCTTTACTCCCACATCTTCTGCACTGGCTTTGCCTTCGTTATACTCAGCGCCGTTTACAATGTAGTCTGTCATAATGAAGCTGTAGCCATTGGTGGCCTCCGCACTCATCTGCTTTAACCAGGCAAATACAAAATCATTTGCTGTCAAAGGAGTTCCGTCACTCCATTGCAGACCGTCTCTCAAATGAAAGGTGTATGTAAGTTTATCATCGGAAACATCATAGCTTTCCGCGAGTGCAGGCTGCGCATCATGATTTTCATCCAGGCGAAGCAGTCCTTCAAATGCGTTATTGTTCACCTTTGATGACTGATTGTCAGAAGCCGCCCATTGTACCAGAGTTTTGATCTCAGCATTTGCATATACACTAAGCACCTGATCACCGGCTGCCGGAGCCTCCTTTTTGTCAGAAGCGGCTTCACTTGATTCCACACTTTGGGTAGATCCTCCGGTGGTGGGGCTGCTGGTTGACCCGGTAAAGCCACAACCTGTCAGGGTTCCTATAGCAAGACAGGCTACAGTGCCTAAAGCTAATACTCTTTTTTTCATTTTTCCCTCTCCTTTTGATATTGTTTTTCTTGTTTCGTCTTAATTCATCGGCATTTCGCCTATGAAATTATTTGAATTATACATAATTTTATTATTTATGTCAATATTTTTTATTATTTCATCCAGTTTTGAATTGTTTTAATTTTTCTTAGAAAATAATCCATATCCTAAGAGCCAATTCTGCAAGAATTTCAGCAAGGATTTCCTGAACACAGCAATTTGCTTTTTTCCCTGGAAAAATCCAGGAATGATACACAGGAGAAGGCATCTTCCTCTTCCGCTCTCATTGCTCGGTTGTAGATCTCCAATGCCTTCTCTACGGTAATCTCATCGTCATGATAATAATATAGAGTCGCTTGCGTAAGGGAAACTACCCGCTCTATTAACAGTCTTGCATCCTGGTTTTCAAATAATATTTCATTTAAGTTGTTTTTTGTGATCATCATACGCGAGTCTCCTTTCATATTAGAACAAATGTTCGTTTCGTGATTAAAAATTAAAACCACATCATTGTGATTTTCTAAAGAACCTCTATCTGGTATTGAATAATACGGCATCTGTTTTCTTAGTTAAGCCAACGGGCCTTTCGTCTGCCGTCTTATTTCTATTGGTTAAATGAAAAACTATATTCCAGTTTCTATATTTTCATATTTTTTGCTCAGTAAATGCCAGTTTATGGTAGGGTGCTATTTTAAAAGAAATATCTGATTATCAACATGTGGCGGTAATGCTTCGTGAACAGCATGCTTCAGTAGAGAAATTCTTTGATCATGAAGATGAAGAAAAACAGTTTTTTTCAGCAGATCTGACAATTAACAAATTCAGGAACAGCAGACATCCTTACGAATCACTTTGGGTTATTATGATTTCTGCATTTGCAGAAAGTCCTGTCATTGATACTGCAATGAGCTACCTTCTTTCGATGCTTTCGCTTAACCCGACGGCGTAAGTTCAGATTCCTTGCTGTATTAACGGAATACTTTTTCGTTTAATCCTTATGCATATTATAACACAGATATGCCGCAATTGAAAACATATGTTCTATTTTTATATCCAGGATTATCCGCCTGACAGCCGCTTTTTGGTGCGGGTGCCGGACGCCTTCAATCACCTGATTCTATTATTACAATTAAAAGTATTAAGAAGGGCACTGGATAATTATCCAATGCCCGATCTACTGCATATCTATAAAAACATCGTTATTTTAAAATATATCTGTCACCGAAGCCCTTTTTCTCAATAATACCATTTAATCCTTTCGAACTTTTGATGGAATACCTGTTTCCTTTTGAAAAAAAGCCAGATATATCCTCCAACTCAAAGTTTTCACCCAGAATATTTTTGGTCTTCAGTTTACCGGAAAATGTTTCCGTCAGCTCCCCCAAATCCTCATCGATAAACCCACTTTCCCGGTAAAGATGGGTTTTTGCACCTTTTGACTTAAAATAAAATTCCATAACATCCTTCCTCTCTGGTTCTTCTGTGATGATGATTTATTAATTCAAATCTAACTTCAGATATACTAAATTATCCATCGGACTGTTATTATACGATTCGATTTCATAAAATCCAAGTTTTTTATACAAACGTATCGCTCCCTCCAAAAAGGGAAGTGTGTCCAGCAGAATGCTTTTATAACCGATTTCTTTCGCATCATTAATAATTAGTTCCACCAGCTTATTTGCAATTTTATGTCCTCGGAATGCAGGTTTAACATACAATCTTTTCATTTCACAATTATCATCATCAATTTTTCTTAAACCAATGCAGCCGACTGCTTCATCTTCTACTTTTGCTAAATATAATCTACCATTTGGATGTGCGTATTTATCCGCCAAATGATCAAGTTCTGAATCGTAATTTTGGATTTTTAAATATTCAGCAAAATCAGGATCATTTTCAACCAACATATGAGTATACTCTAAAAACAATTCTTTAATTTCACTAATATTATCATAAGCGACTGTTATTTCTGTTTTCATATTTAAAAATTCCTTTCTATTTTCACTTATATATATGAAGAATACAGCAAATCTCAATAAATATCAATGTTAAGTTTCGTTTGTTAATTCGTAGTTTTTCATTTAGACTTAAGCTTGGTTAATAATCTTAGAAGCCTTCCTTACGTCTTAACTTACGTAAATCATTCCGCTTTACCGCACTGTCCCATTCAGCCTTTTGTCCTTCTGTCGTAAGCTTAAGTCCCGGCACTTTAACAGGAGTTCCCTCTTTATCAATTGCTACATATACCAGATAGGCACGGTTAATCGGTTTTCGTATTCCCGAAAGATCCTCGGAGTAGGTATCCACTCTTACTTCCATTGAAGTATTACCCACATAGGTTAATCTTCCTATCAGCACAATGGTGTCATTAATAAAGGCCCCAGCCTTGAATTGAAGATTATCTATTGCAGCTGTCGTAGTGTTACATTCAGCATGGCGTTTGGCAGTTATCGCGCCTACGACGTCAATCCACTCCAGAAGCTGCCCGCCAAAAAGTCTACCACTTCCATTGATGTGGGCAGGCATCAAAAGGTGAACCTGTTCTACCATGGATTCCTCTACTGTTTTTAATTCTTTCATTGGTTCTCCCTTCTTCTGCTGTTCAATCAAATTTATTGTTTATTACTTATATACTTTTTAATACTATAAATCCAGAGATGTTATAATGTCAACAGTTTAGATAAATGCTGCCTCAGACGAAAAGCCTACGAAAAGATTATATTCTCCGATTGCTCATCTGGTATTTAAATCCGAAACATTATTGAAGTTAATCATTTGGGCAACCGTTTTTCTATATAAACGCAAAAAAAATGAGAGAAGCCATATAAACGTTGGTTTACGTGACTTCTCTCACTAAAAAGGGGAGGATAAGTATTCACTCATCTTTGGTATAATCCTATTATGGCCTGATCCAGATGTTTTATTCATATAAAACAAAGATTATTTTTTCTTATATCGTTTCCCCAAAATATCTTTCCATTTTCTCGTTTAATCCTTTTAAATAAACCCTATTAAGGGAAAGCATGGTTTCTTCCTTTTTTCCCGGCTCCTTTTTTATCTTTTCTTCCAGGGCATCGACCTCTTCCTGACATTTGCTGATCTGGTCTCTCAGCATGGAACGGCTTGGCTTCTTCATCAGGGCCGGTAAATCAAGAGTTCTTATGAGGAAACGAGTCACAGCTTTCTCTGCATTTGCCTCATTCTCATAGATTCTATTAAAAAAATCACAGACAGCATGATAAATATTATGGTGCTGTTTGGCTGCTTCTTTGCCTCTGCTGCAAACTGAAAAACTTCCATCCCCTACTGTGAAACAGACCGCATCTGCCTTCTCCTTATCCAGGCTGAATTTACTTTTTTCAATTCCGTCCTGTTCCATCCCTTCATTTATGATATCAAAAATATACCATTTGAATTCGCTGATTTCAGCCGTTTTTTCAAGCGCTTCCAACCCACACCTTTTCGTATCTTCCATTCCTTCTCCTCTTTCCTGTATCCAATTATTTTTTAACACTTTTTCCAGAAAGCCAGCCTTTCTATTATATCGAATGTTTTCAATAACCTCAATCATAAAATAAAAACGAGCTGCAATAATATCCATGATCTGCTGTCCGTTTAAATATTTGTAAGCCTTTCAAACAGCGTGTTGACCTCGATCTGACCATATCCCCAGATATTGTTGGGATAAGTGGTCCCGGTGGTTCGCTGTGCTCCGCGTATAAGCAGGCGGTTTACGTCGTTTCCGGTAATATTGGTATAATTTCCCCTTGGAACCGCCCATTCAAAAACCATGGCGACAATTCCTGCTGCCTGAGCTGCCGCAGACCCGCTTCCTGTTATGCTGCCATATTGGTTTCCCGGAACTGCACAGGTAAGCTCAAATCCCGGTGCTGCAATATCTGGTTTAACAAATCCTGTTCTTGTATAGCCTCTTCCGGATTCAGGCAGTACGGTATCATTAAACTGATTATAAGCGGTAACTGTCAGGGGGTTGGTTGCATTTGCCGGTGAAGTTATGGTAGTATCCGGATTGGAATTAACAAAAAAGGTGTCTTCTGAAATCAATTGTCCTGACGGCAGCCATGCATGAAAAGAAAATGGTCCGTTATCAAGGTTCACCACCCGAATGTTCCAAATTCCTGGCAGGGGATCCTGAAAACGCATCAATATGAGCTGGTCCCCGGTCTCTTCTTCAAAAATATAATTATTCACCCATATGACGCTTGGGTTAAATACGAAGGCAAATCTTCTGCATTCTCCCAGGGCCGGAAAAACCTGCCCCGTTGTCTCTCTGTTTGGAGCGGTTATTTCAATTGACAGCCTGGCCGGAGCAAACGGCCATAACTCAATAGCAAACAATTTGTCATTTTCCCCGACTCTTAATTCAAAACTATTCTGGTAAGGTTCTGCTGTGGTGCTGTTAAAGTAATGTCTGCGTTTGTTTGCTTCATTACCGGTGCTTATGGTTATCCCTATATGCGGCTGCTGCGCCAAATAATTGGTAATGAAGCTGGTCGCACCCCGTCCGTCATGGCTTGACTGGTTTGTTCCCATTGCAATGCATATGGTAATTGGACGGTTCAGTCTTTGAGCAACGGTAGTCACATAACTGATCCCAATGATTAAATCTGACTCCTGATAGCACTCAGCATCTGGAGGTGCAAAAAATATTTTTTTCAAATTGCTCTTTGCCTGCTTCAATTTTACAACCAGAATGTCGGATTCCGGTACAACACCGCTGAACGCCTGCTCCAGGCTCGGTTTTCCTGCAATTACACTTGCAATAGCCGTACCATGACCATTGGTATCCACAGAAGGAACTATGGATAAGGGATTTTCCGACTTAAGTGCAACATTGATATACTCCCTGGTGTATTCGGTGCCGTATGTAAATCCCTCCGGCGGTGCGCCCTCCTGAATGGTCTGGTCCCATATGGAAAGAATGCGGGTCGTTCCGTCATTATATAAAAACGCCTGATGCCGGTAATCAATTCCGGTATCTATAACCGCAACAATCACTCCCCGGCCAAATAAAGCCAGATAAGGATTTCTCTGAACCGTTCCGATACCGGATTTTTCAAGGCTGACGGTGGAGCTCAAGGTCAACAGAGAAGGAAATGCATTATAAGGAAAAACTCCCAAGTCGCAGGGATTCGCTGAATCAACAGGGATATGAGCCAAAGAATGCCTTAAATCCATAGGTGTTATATTATCTCCGGTATCATATGTGGGAATCATTATATTACTGATGATCAAGTCATAATAATTATCATCCAATATTTTTTGCATGATCAGGCCTCCCTGTCTATACTACTGGCACATATGATATATTTTATGCAACCGGACCTCTATTATGAGTATAAGAAAATAAGGGGCGTCACCTGCAGGCAGGCAGCGCTCATATCAGTAGCATTGCTGCATAAAATATACTATATGTTCTATAACCAGATCTTATCAGGGAGATTTAATTATGGAGAAAATACTGGACAATAATTATTACGACATGATTATAAGTAATTTATTAGTTCCTACCTATGGTGTCAGTGATGATGTTACATTGCTGAATGA from Lacrimispora sphenoides JCM 1415 encodes the following:
- a CDS encoding ABC transporter permease, with the protein product MIKYICKRLIYLALTLWVIVTATFFLMKKLPGSPFDAERFNMMSVQQQQAILEQYGLNESVPRQYVKYMGNILHGDFGTSFTYTGQKVSTVIGGRIGPSALIGLQAVLIGLAVGLTLGIIAAWRHNSGIDYFTMIVAVLGVSVPNFVAAALLQYYVALKWGILPVGFWTDWKCSVLPSIALSFSATAMIARFIRTEMLEVLEQDYIVTAKAKGLSPMKVLMRHAVRNSIIPVVTILGPIVVNLLTGSLAVENIYTIPGIGSLFVDSIKANDYSTIMGITIFYSAFYIFVVLIVDIAYSLIDPRIRLAAGKEG
- a CDS encoding peptide ABC transporter substrate-binding protein, whose translation is MKKRVLALGTVACLAIGTLTGCGFTGSTSSPTTGGSTQSVESSEAASDKKEAPAAGDQVLSVYANAEIKTLVQWAASDNQSSKVNNNAFEGLLRLDENHDAQPALAESYDVSDDKLTYTFHLRDGLQWSDGTPLTANDFVFAWLKQMSAEATNGYSFIMTDYIVNGAEYNEGKASAEDVGVKALDDKTFQVILKAPTPYFSRLTVLCQFFPLNEAYVTSKGDQYGLSAENMIYCGPYVITSYDPAVGATLKKNDKYWDAANVKVENAQVRVMKDASAALNAYLADELSQVALDSANVAAYQNNPEFSSKSEFRTEYLQFSLSNPVMANKNIRRAVSMAIDRETLVKAILADGSAPSAGLIAEGMYGNESKSFRDLNGNICQFDADQAKKYWEEGCKELGQTPTLTLLVRDDSVTKAVATYIQSELNKNLGIDIVIDTKTVQARNELMDNDNYMFASTAWGADYDDAMTYLDLWTNGTPYRGSYQNEQYNKLISDARVETDDAKRLDMLLQAENLLIDEDVIVAPLYHRGSATLTKSNVKGLINHPFGPDVEFKYAYFE
- a CDS encoding GNAT family N-acetyltransferase, with product MKTEITVAYDNISEIKELFLEYTHMLVENDPDFAEYLKIQNYDSELDHLADKYAHPNGRLYLAKVEDEAVGCIGLRKIDDDNCEMKRLYVKPAFRGHKIANKLVELIINDAKEIGYKSILLDTLPFLEGAIRLYKKLGFYEIESYNNSPMDNLVYLKLDLN
- a CDS encoding acyl-CoA thioesterase: MKELKTVEESMVEQVHLLMPAHINGSGRLFGGQLLEWIDVVGAITAKRHAECNTTTAAIDNLQFKAGAFINDTIVLIGRLTYVGNTSMEVRVDTYSEDLSGIRKPINRAYLVYVAIDKEGTPVKVPGLKLTTEGQKAEWDSAVKRNDLRKLRRKEGF
- a CDS encoding S8 family peptidase, which codes for MQKILDDNYYDLIISNIMIPTYDTGDNITPMDLRHSLAHIPVDSANPCDLGVFPYNAFPSLLTLSSTVSLEKSGIGTVQRNPYLALFGRGVIVAVIDTGIDYRHQAFLYNDGTTRILSIWDQTIQEGAPPEGFTYGTEYTREYINVALKSENPLSIVPSVDTNGHGTAIASVIAGKPSLEQAFSGVVPESDILVVKLKQAKSNLKKIFFAPPDAECYQESDLIIGISYVTTVAQRLNRPITICIAMGTNQSSHDGRGATSFITNYLAQQPHIGITISTGNEANKRRHYFNSTTAEPYQNSFELRVGENDKLFAIELWPFAPARLSIEITAPNRETTGQVFPALGECRRFAFVFNPSVIWVNNYIFEEETGDQLILMRFQDPLPGIWNIRVVNLDNGPFSFHAWLPSGQLISEDTFFVNSNPDTTITSPANATNPLTVTAYNQFNDTVLPESGRGYTRTGFVKPDIAAPGFELTCAVPGNQYGSITGSGSAAAQAAGIVAMVFEWAVPRGNYTNITGNDVNRLLIRGAQRTTGTTYPNNIWGYGQIEVNTLFERLTNI